One genomic region from Rosa rugosa chromosome 1, drRosRugo1.1, whole genome shotgun sequence encodes:
- the LOC133724787 gene encoding uncharacterized protein LOC133724787 — protein MAYVPVGFRFHPTDDELIRHYLYLKNKVSKGEDEAAAAAAVVPEFDLYGETEPWNIWEAHGGADLYDQDLFFFTKLKKVNPHGTRINRKIGTGTWSEGEPSRPIFVGEKNKKNKTPIGRKRKFRYENKLSDQHGCWYMEEYSLDGIKSADYVICRLRENNRSGGGTGGNRDLLAISVAASMEASGPIPVGFRFHPTDQELICYFLYNKNKGKGGRGLSFIAEEVETAAEEEIKALPAAEEPPLATAAAEESKDNCKEEEGHAPPAEAEEEKRKNGGGGGGDAAAEGEKEKTGQVLALVSVEEEEEKKKKKEKEKEKKEGEGQAAPLLLLEYVKNKDEDEKELKLVAREEEAEAVEVEVCKKENQFLHEFDLFGSTEPWEIWDMFRGAELCNQDLFFFTQLKKVNPKGSRIGRKVGSGGTWSEGDVSKPIVDDRTGNHIGRKRKLRYEKVGSPHHACWYLDEYSLLDADIGDYVICRLRKNDKLAAAAFSSGEPIHSRKRKSTTAAESKHPPATPQESKHPSTTAGESKPEEDSSKAKRKRTTGLTQVEEAAADVLMNMANSTLNNNTLKLFGIEIGSTPTIGGE, from the coding sequence ATGGCCTACGTTCCGGTAGGTTTCCGGTTCCACCCGACCGACGACGAGCTCATCCGGCACTACCTGTATTTGAAGAACAAGGTCAGCAAGGGAGAAGATGAGGCGGccgcggcggcggcggtggtgcCGGAGTTTGATTTGTATGGCGAGACGGAGCCCTGGAACATTTGGGAAGCCCACGGCGGAGCGGATCTGTACGACCAGGATTTGTTCTTCTTCACAAAGCTGAAGAAGGTGAATCCGCACGGCACGCGAATCAATCGGAAGATTGGGACGGGGACTTGGAGCGAAGGCGAACCGTCCAGGCCCATTTTCGTCGgggagaagaacaagaagaacaaaACCCCAATCGGCCGGAAGAGGAAGTTCCGGTACGAGAACAAGCTCTCCGACCAGCACGGCTGCTGGTACATGGAGGAGTATAGTCTCGACGGCATCAAATCCGCCGATTACGTCATTTGCCGGCTGCGGGAGAACAACAGATCTGGAGGCGGGACCGGAGGGAATAGGGATTTGCTGGCCATATCGGTGGCGGCGTCCATGGAAGCTTCTGGACCGATTCCGGTGGGGTTCAGGTTCCACCCTACGGATCAGGAGCTGATCTGTTACTTTCTCTACAACAAGAACAAGGGCAAGGGCGGCAGAGGCCTGTCGTTCATCGCTGAGGAGGTGGAgacggcggcggaggaggaaaTTAAGGCCCTCCCGGCGGCGGAGGAGCCTCcattggcgacggcggcggcggaggagagCAAAGACAACTGCAAAGAAGAGGAAGGCCACGCGCCGCCTGCGGAGGCGGAggaagagaagaggaagaacgGCGGCGGAGGCGGAGGCGATGCGGCGGCGGAGGGAGAGAAGGAGAAGACGGGCCAAGTGTTGGCGCTGGTGTCagtggaggaggaagaggagaagaaaaagaagaaggagaaggagaaggagaagaaggaaggagaGGGGCAAGCGGCTCCTCTGCTGTTACTGGAGTACGTGAAGAACAAGGACGAAGACGAGAAAGAGCTGAAGCTGGTGGCAAgggaggaggaggcggaggcggtggaggtggaggtATGTAAGAAAGAGAATCAATTTTTGCATGAGTTTGATTTGTTTGGAAGCACAGAGCCTTGGGAGATATGGGACATGTTTAGGGGAGCTGAATTGTGCAACCAGGACTTGTTCTTCTTTACACAATTGAAGAAGGTGAACCCCAAGGGCTCACGCATTGGCCGCAAGGTTGGATCCGGCGGTACTTGGAGCGAAGGAGATGTCTCCAAGCCCATTGTTGATGACAGAACTGGAAACCACATTGGCCGGAAGAGGAAGTTGCGGTATGAGAAAGTTGGCTCTCCACACCATGCTTGTTGGTATTTGGATGAGTATAGTCTGCTTGATGCTGATATTGGAGATTATGTCATTTGTCGACTCCGGAAGAATGACAAGTTAGCAGCAGCAGCATTCTCATCTGGTGAACCAATCCACAGCAGGAAGAGGAAGTCCACGACTGCAGCAGAATCAAAACACCCTCCCGCTACTCCACAAGAATCAAAACATCCTTCCACTACTGCGGGAGAATCAAAACCGGAGGAGGACTCATCAAAGGCAAAGCGGAAGCGCACTACCGGGCTCACACAAGTAGAGGAAGCTGCAGCAGATGTGTTGATGAATATGGCCAACAGCACCCTCAACAACAACACATTGAAACTATTTGGTATTGAAATTGGTTCTACTCCTACTATAGGAGGAGAATGA
- the LOC133726886 gene encoding NAC transcription factor 25-like yields MPSVLVGFRFRPTDEELISYFLYNKNNVGTMAEVPSMAAYNYNKIMPELDLYGDVEPWQIWETYGGSELYDQDMFFFTQHKTVNPDGLRIHRKVGSGGTWSEGEPGKLIFDPKHKQKPIGQKRKFRYENKGSDHNGSWYLEEYSLLLTNSANYVLCRLRQNIKTRKKRKEILLCQESSALPMSYIPVGFRFHPTDQELISYFLYNKLTEEASLYSYKNIVCEFDLFGTTEPWEIWDMYGGHELCNQNLFFFTKLKKASLNGSRILRKIGSSGTWSETDASKLIKDEELQKHIGRRRKLRYESKCSKHHGHWYLDEYSLLDAKSDYVICRLRKNNKSPLPLSEWNGNKRKYSALCQESKEKQKLLSVTNKKLMRKQSNVMMNITNNKNNLSDQPIDQTKRTEPCTKFKLFGVEIGSNF; encoded by the coding sequence ATGCCTTCTGTTCTGGTGGGTTTCAGGTTCCGCCCAACTGATGAAGAACTGATCAGTTATTTCCTCTACAACAAGAACAATGTCGGCACAATGGCAGAAGTGCCATCAATGGCTGCATACAATTACAACAAAATTATGCCCGAGCTTGACCTTTATGGTGATGTAGAACCATGGCAGATTTGGGAAACGTATGGGGGATCGGAACTGTATGACCaggatatgttcttttttaCACAGCACAAGACGGTAAACCCCGATGGTTTACGCATTCATCGCAAGGTTGGATCTGGTGGTACTTGGAGTGAAGGAGAACCTGGCAAACTTATTTTTGATCCAAAGCATAAGCAGAAACCTATTGGACAGAAAAGGAAATTTCGATATGAGAATAAAGGGTCTGACCACAATGGTTCTTGGTATTTGGAAGAGTATAGTCTTCTTCTTACTAACTCTGCAAATTATGTACTTTGTCGGCTCCGACAGAACATCAAGACACgaaagaagaggaaggagaTATTATTGTGCCAAGAATCTAGTGCATTGCCAATGAGTTACATACCTGTAGGGTTCAGGTTCCACCCCACGGATCAAGAGTTGATCAGTTACTTCCTCTACAACAAGCTGACAGAGGAAGCATCATTATACAGTTACAAAAACATTGTGTGCGAGTTTGATCTTTTTGGAACCACAGAACCTTGGGAGATTTGGGACATGTATGGGGGACATGAGTTGTGCAACCAAAACTTGTTCTTTTTCACAAAGCTCAAGAAGGCGAGCCTCAACGGCTCACGCATTCTCCGCAAGATTGGATCAAGTGGGACTTGGAGCGAAACAGATGCCTCCAAGTTGATTAAAGATGAGGAATTGCAAAAACATATTGGGCGGAGGAGGAAACTGCGATACGAGAGCAAATGTTCCAAACACCACGGTCATTGGTATTTGGATGAGTATAGTCTTCTAGATGCTAAATCAGATTATGTGATTTGTAGACTGCGAAAGAACAACAAATCACCACTGCCATTGTCTGAATGGAATGGAAACAAGAGAAAGTACAGTGCATTATGCCAAGAATCAAAGGAGAAGCAGAAGCTGCTTTCTGTTACTAACAAAAAGCTAATGCGAAAGCAAAGTAATGTGATGATGAATATAACCAACAACAAGAACAACTTGTCTGACCAGCCAATAGATCAGACAAAGAGGACGGAACCTTGCACGAAATTCAAATTATTTGGCGTAGAGATAGGTTCTAACTTCTAA